The following DNA comes from Mucilaginibacter jinjuensis.
TGTTTTCATCTGTCTCATCGTAAGCCTTAGCTATGGCAGCAAGTAAATTTACGTCTGCTGTATCCGTCTCTGTTTCAGTGACTGGCTCCTGCTCACCGGTGATAATCTGGTCCGCCCGGAAGTCTGTACCAAAAAAGTCCTTCAGAAATTTTAAACTTTTCGGGTCACCGGGGTCTAATGAGGCGCTGGATGCGAGTATGCGGAGTTGTTTGTTTTCTGGCGTCAGCCCCAGCCTGTCAAGTAAAAGTCTTACAAGCCATGCAACTTCTGTACCCTGTGTCCCTCTGTACAAATGCAGTTCGTCTACAATCAGGTGAAAAATATTGTCACTGCTTTCAGCAAGCCATTTTTTTGTGGTTTCAAAAATACCCGCGTCCGCGTCTCTCATCAGCATGATACTCATCATAGAGAAATTTGTGATCAGAATATCAGGCGGGCTGACCTGCATGTCGAAACGGCTGCGCATTTCAGAACCATCGAGCTGTTGGAAAAAGTATTTCTTTGAATAGTCCGGAATTTCCCCGTTTTCTTCCTGTTTTCTGAAATAAGCTTCGATTTTGCCAAAGTTTTCGGTTGTAGCCCGCAGTTTCTGTTTCAGCCGTGAGAGTTGCCGGCTGGCCCTGGTTTTACGTCCCTTTATAATTTCATCGCCCTCTGTGCCGTCGAAGGACGGAAGTATGCCAGGTATCGGGGTCGCGCCGTTATATCTTCCGAAATAAATCCGGTTACGCAACCACCGTCCGGGGTTTCCGGCTGCCGCAGACCCGTCAAAGAAATTACGCGCTTCGTCAGAATCAAGTGCGGTGCGGAGTCTTGTCATTTGGTCTTCTACCAGTGCATTCATCGGATAAAGAATGAGTGCCCTCACCGCCGGACTTCTCTTTTCGTGTCCTCTTTGTAAGGCCTCGTCCGACAGTTTGCCTGTTGCGAAATCGATGACATGGTTGATAGATTTTCCTGACCCGCTTTCCCACCAGTTACCAAATTTTCTGGCGGCAGCAGCCGGGTCAGGCGCAGCTTCTTCATTCCAGGAATGTGCTTCGGTAGCCAATTGGGCAAACAGCGGCAGAAGAAATGATTCGGTTTTTCCGGAGCCCGTACCGGATGTTATGATGCAATTTTCCTTTTCTTTAAAAGCTTTGACCAGCATCTTGTACTGATGGCTGTACATATCGGTGTCAGCCGGAAACAGTCCGCAGGTGACGAGCTCTTTGAAGTAAGTCAGTTCTTTCGTATCCAGACCAGTTTCCTGCTCCGTAAGTTCTGCGATCTTTTTGCCGGAGGACTTATACTCGGGAAGCGGCTCTACCCAGGGTTGCCTGTATAAAACACCATCGGTATCAAGCAATGCTTCCCGCTCTTTCTCGAAAGACGGGAAGCGTGTTGAGAATGCTGTTTTGATGTACCGTTTATAATTCCCGGTTATAACTTCAAAAGATTTTAACGGATCTATCATATATTTATCTCTGTGTGGTTAAGGTTCTGTCCCAGTTTTATGGCCAATTTCTCAGCTGAGTTTTTTAAAATTCCCTTGTAAATTAAATAATGCCTGTATTGGCCTGTCCCGCCTGCGGAAGATAAACCTCCCTGAACCAGGTACAAATTTAACTGGACCGGGATCCGGCCCGTGATATAGTAAAGGTCCGCCTCGATACCTGCAGGTGGTCTCAGACGCGACGGAACCGCCAGAATATTACGACGGGCATCAAAATAAAAATTAGCTGTATTTCCTGTGATATATAATATCATCAGCCGGCCATAACGGGGATCGGTTCTGGCCTGGTACTTTATTCCGTTATCTTCAAAACGGATTGTATAAATATGATCCCATGGGGACATCTCGTACAAAGCTAAAGACGGATATTGTCTTTCCCGGAGAGCAGGCCTGCTGTAAAACCGCAATGAGGCCGTACTGAATAATTTACAGCGGTCTTCAAAGTGCCCCTCACTTTGCCTTTGTATCATGCTTTCCGTAATTTTATCCGCGACTGAGACAGACTCCCTTGTGAGCTGGTAATAGGGAACTGCTTTGTCCTGATGAAGATACCGGAGGACCTGGTCGATGCTTGTCCGGCCTGGTGTATAAAAAAACACTGAAGGAGGGAGCAGCAGGCCGTCATTACCTGATTCAGTGTACATTTTCAGGGAAATATCATGCACACCACAAACCGCAACCAACTGTTTGAGCAGACTTAAGGAGCAAGCACCTCCGAGAACATAGAGCCCGCCGGTAAAAGGAGTATTTGCGGTATTAGTGCTGTAGTTGTGGAAATTTCCTAGACGGAACAAGAAGGGCTTTACAGGGCTCATATATCTGAGATTCCCGTCTTCGCCATATTCTGCCAAGAATCTGCATGAGGCAATCAGCGCTGAGACTGTGTAGATGGATGCTTTGGAACTCCCTTCCGTGTCCGGGCCGTGCGCAGGAGCGAATAAACGGAACGCTTCATCAAACTGCGCTTTTGAAGCGGTCTCTTTATATGCCAGGTATTCAGTAAACAGAAGCGCTTTTGTATCCTTAACAGAAAGATTATCAACGGAGGTCTGGTCATTTTCCCATAAAGCAAACTGGGGCGGGACTTTTTCCGTCAGCCGCATATTGCTGACGACATTGTAAGCGTTTTCGTAGTTTTGTTTTTCCTGCAAATCACATTCCGCCGTAGTTGCGGCAGTCTTAAAAATCTTACTGGTAATTTCCGGATATAAAATATCTGTAAAAACAAGCCGGCCATAATGAGGTATAAAAATCTCATCACCGGTATTTGTTAAAGTAACTTCATATACCCCGCAAGGAACATCCGGTCCGGTAACAAACACGCCGTATTCATCCGGTTCAAAAACGAGCTTGTGTTGTTCATTACTGAAAACCAGCCGCTCCCTTCCCGACGCACCCGACAATACAGCTTCGAGGCCTGATGAGGCAATATATTCGCCCCGGTTATTTCCTTTAAGGCCTTCGCGGTACTCCAGAGTCACCCGTTCCGGAAGCGTTAATTTTTCAATTCCGCCGAAATTGCAATGAAAGCCGTCAGGGAAACAGTACGCATACCACCCTCTGAAGCAAATTAAATCACTGGTCACGTCTTCCCCGCCATTTTCTGAAAGCCAGGCCGTGAGCAAAAGCAGCATTTCCCCGTTCAGTAAAATATACTGGACCCCTGTCCGCTGTATCTGCGGGGCTTCAATAAAAATACCTGAATTCAGTCCCTCCGGTCTGCCATTGGCAAATACAAACAGGCGGTTTTCAGCAGGTTTAAAAACTGCGCGTAAGCCTAAGGCTGCGTCACTCAGGACTGTGTTAGCCGGTATATGATTAACACTTAAGGGCTTGGACCAGTTGTTAGGAAGAATTTCTGTTTTGACAGTGCCGAAGTCAATTTGTCCGTTTTTAAACAGTTCTTCCCGGAATCTGAATGAAAAAGAGGCGTAACCGGATTCGCCATCCCGTGAAAAGCAAAGACGGAGTTTTCTGATCTGGAAGGCCGCCTTGCCATTTTGTGTTTCGACCAAAGCCTGCCCGTCCCAGATCCGGTACAAGCTGTTCAGAATCGATACTGCAACAGACCGTTCAGCAGACAGCGGACCTTGCAGAACATCGGTGAGGCTGTGGTCCGCGTGTATGGAACGCATGGCTCTCAATAATTCCGGCAGGGAGACAGCAGTGCCCGGCTCTGTTTCCGTTTCGTACAAATATCGGTGAAACGCCGTAAGTTGCGTCTTTGACAGTAAAATAAATGTATATGGTTTTCCCATATACTCATAACTGAGCGAAGACAAAGTTTTCTGAGGTAAATACCCGAGAGAACCTTTCTTGAATTTATTAGCCCACCAGATGAAATTATCATACGCCTTATTCCAGTTCATATCGGGCCCCATGTTAGGAAACTGCTCCGCTGTGACGTTAAAATATTCTCTGATGCGGTTATATCGGCTGCCGGAATTACCGTTTGTCAGTGCAAGACTTACTCCGGTAAAATGACAAAGGGCAGGAGGAAAGCTGATTAATGTTTGTTTGTGCAGGAAGCTTTCTTCCCCGCGCTGGAATGCGTAGAGCCCTGTCTGTGAAGCTTCATTGATGCGCTGTATAATATTTCCGTGCGTACCCGGAAAGCCCGAGGTCCAGGCATTCTTAAAATTCTGAATAATATCTGTATCCGTTACGCCGTGAAATTCATTGGATTCCCGCGCGATTTCCGTTAAGTCGGTTTCTGAGATAATAAGTGAGACCGTACGGCCCTCATTTTCCGGCCGGAAAAAGAAATTGCCTAACAGATTATTCCAATCGCAATAAAGCATAAATTAATACAGAGGGTTTAGATTTAATAGTGCGGTAATATAAGTACAAATAATTAGCGAAAAAACTATCTGTGCGAAATACACAGGGTAGTTTTAAAATTCCGGATCAGCACGTATTTGTGTTTTGTTTTTTGAAGGACTGCGCAGCACGTATGCGCTTTGATGACAACCGGGCTTCAAAAAAGCAGCATCAGGCCTTTTTTAAAATCTGATTTTGCAACGCTGTCTTTAATTCGCAAATTTGGATGAGTGGCGGCATTAACGCTGTCCCTGTTAAATGACTACACCTGACCTGCATTATCACCAGAGAGAAGCAATCGCAAAAATCATGGAACAGATTGAACATGGCAATAAGCGCGTTGCTATTGCAATGGTTCCTGGTTCCGGAGTAAGTGCCGTAATAATTGGTCTTGTCTCAGAATATTTAAAATTAAAAAAAGATAAGGAGCTCTCAAATGTGCTGGTATTAACGCAAAGTACAGCAGAGCAGCAAATGATGGCCAATACCCTGCAGAAAACGCCCTTTCCGTGGGAAATTCGTTTAACGTACAATAGCGGCAGGCAGGAAAATGATGAAGTAACAATCTTGCCGCTTAAATCAATTACAAATATAAGCGATCCACGGGCCGCCGCTTACTTGGGGGGAAACCTTCCGGAGCTTATACTGATTACAGGTATCAGACCGGCCAATCCGTCACTTGATAAATTTTTGATGCGTTTTGAAGATGCTGTCCAAATCGCGGTCACCAGCATGCCTGAATCCGGGGAACGGTTTGGCGACCCTGTATTTACTTATTCGTTAAAGACTGCTTTGAAAGATGGTTTTTCACTAAAACCATATGCGGTTAAGCGGATGGAACTGTCGTTAAATGACGGGAGCAGATTATTGCCGGATTTTGAATTGTGGGGGGCCGATATGGCAGCTAACCGGGATTACCTTAGCGCTGCAGTCAAAATATTTCTTGAAGAAAATAGAGAACAAAAGGCCATTATTTATTGCCCGACAGTTTCTTTTTCGAAACTGATAGCTGAAATCATAAATAGCCGGGCCGGGGGACGCCAATATGCACTGACAGCAGATTCTTCCCTTTTTCCAAGGCAACGGCAAGAAGCATTAAATATATTTAAATCAAATCCTGAAAGACCTTTGGTATTATGTCTTGTAAATCCCGTGCCTGACTTTGGAAGCCTTTCGCTGGTCCGTACAGTTGCAATTTTCCGGAAAATTAAAAGCGTCGGTTTGCTGCAGGATATGCTGGTTCCGGGGCTCAGGCCATATCAGGGAAAAGAACAGTTACAGGTATTAGACTTTGCAGGCCTGGAGGATTTATTCCGTGTGCTGGATGAAAATGACGTTCCGGCTACGCCCGAACCGGAAAAAATAATACCGTCAGATGATTATTTCCGTAAGGCAGATATCCGGTTCAGGGATAAAAAAAATATAGAAGGCGTAATGGGCGTCGGTGAACTGGCAGAGGAACTGGCCGAAATTATAAAAATCATGCCTCCGGAACAGGGCAGTATGATCGGCATTTTCGGAAAGTGGGGAAGAGGTAAGACTTTTTTACTGGAACAGACGTGGGAAAAGCTTAAGGCCGACGAAACCTTTATAAAAGTTGACTTTCACGCATGGAAATACCAGGATACGCCGGCAACGTGGGCATATCTATACGAATGTATTTCCGGGGTGTATTTCAATCCTGAGGAAAACTGTAAATTATTGAATTGGATAATCCGCGCACGGCGGATCTTTTTTCTAAACATTAAGCGTAAAGGAATCTGGCCGATTTTTAAATTTCTGGCAATTCTTTCAGCAGGTTTATTTGCCGCAGTGTTAAGCAAAGAATTATCTGGGTTAGGCCGTGTTCAGCTGCAGCCCTACTTTAGTGCATTTGGTTTATCGGTTTCAGTTTTTACAACGTTATATGCGTTATTTACGACTGCAAAAAAGGACTATAGTGCCAAAGCTAAAGATCTTTTTCTCAAATATTCTGCAAAACACTCGTTTAAGGAACATCTCGGGGTTCAGGCCGAAATACAAAAGGAAACACTTACTTTACTGAAATGCTGGATTCCAAAAAAACTATCAGGAAAGCGTAAAATTATTTTGTTTGTAGAGGATATTGACCGTTGCAGTGAGTCAAAAGTTATACAAATTATTGATTCATTGCGGGTATTACTTGAAGATACCGAAATCGCCAAAAGGGTCATTGTGGTGGCAGCTGTCGACGAACGGATGTTAAAGCTGGCCATCCGGATGAAATATCATTCTTTAATTTCAGTAGACAAAAAGGAAGCGGACCATGCGGCAATGCTGACGAAGATGACAAATGAATATATTGATAAATTGTTCATCTCGGGCTTGAAACTTGGTGAACTGTCCATGGCCGATTCGGATGAATTTCTGATCGCTCTGACGAAGCCGGACAGGGTAGACGGTGCGCTGCCTGCACTGTCAGAATTATTTATAAGGGAGCGGGAGCGAGAGTATTCCAGACTGTCGCAACGTGCTCTTCATGCCAATATGGAATGGGATATCATTGATGCTGAAACGAATTATGAAGACTATGACATATATGAAGAGCCGGACTACGCTACCGAATATCTTGAAAATTCGGAAGACGAAGAGAGCATATCAAAGAGCATTACAGAGAGAGAGCTGTCCTCGGCGAATCCGGATTTGAATTCCCTGACGAATGAAGAAGCCGATATTTTACGGGTTTGCATTACGAGATATAAAGGCGCGACACCAAGGCAAATCCGGATATTTTATTACCGCTATCTCATCGCTAAAAATTTATTGATCCGGCATTACAAAAAACTTGGCCGGACGAGCGTATGGCAAAAGAAATCGCACAGTAGAATTCTGGCGACACTAATTGTGAGTTATACAATTCATGAAGATGAGGATATCATAGTAAAACATTTGGCGGAATCTGTAGACAGTGTGCTCGAACAGCAATCAGTCCAGTTAATGAAAGACACTGTAATCAGCCGGTTGGATTATCAGCAATTGTTACGGGTACTTGCTATCGTTATTGCATACTAATCCACTCATATAAAAGTGCACCTGTGTTATCGACTGGGTTAACTATTCAATAGACTGGCTATAACTAAATTTTAGTTCTATCCTGAATGTCTTCCAATGTAATTCCAGAGGCGTTAGAAATAGACCAAAGCTTCTCACGAATAATTTTTAAAGACGTTTTATCTATATACTGTTCAGGCATTAGACAAAAATGGTTTATGGAAATATTTCCGGTTTTGATAAACACTACTTGCGCCGTTCCTGATCTTTTTTCACCAGTAGTTCTACTTCTTTGGGATTTACGGTGGAAAAATCGAACATTTCTTCAACGTCTACTTTTAACGCCGTCGCTAATTCCACTATCTGATATGCACTCGGATTGGCGCCTTGCGTTTCATAACGATTTATGGTCTGCTTATCTTTCCCTTCTCCAAGTTTGGCAGCGAGCTCATTTTGCGCAAGTTTCTCACGCTCTCTAAGCTGTTTAATTCTTAAACCAAACTTAATTCTAAACTCAACCTGCTTTCGGGTCATGTAGCCAAGCTCAAGAATCTGCGAAAAATACTGGTCAACAAATTTGTTTACTTTTAAATAAAAAGTTATATTTGGTAAATATTTAGGTATAAAAGAGTCTTGCAACTCCAATTTCTCACGCCGTTGATGCAGGACAGCAGATATGCCCATTTCTTGTTATTGATTTGTATCTTGCAGGTCTTAATAAGAGTGGGTTTCTGCTGTAAATCCGTATCAACATAAGGCGTGAGAAACTAAATGGAGTTACGGTGTGCAGAAGCCCACTTTTATTAAGCTTTCTTCATAAGACTCGTCATTATAAATACGAGTATGCAATCCAGTTACAGATTTTCATTAATTAGTATAGCGAGTTCTCCAATTCTCATTGAAGCGATCTGCTGGCAACGCAAATCTTGGTATTTCTCTGTTAAGCATTTCCTTAGAAACCTCATCAAGGCGCCAGTTTAAATAAAATATTCATGTGATTACAATATTCAGTTTGTAATCTGAACTGCATCTTTCTTTTAACCCTTTTTTAACCTAACCATGTAATGAAGCTAAAATTATGCTTCCTGTTATTCCTATGCCCAATTCTCCGGGTTTTAGCGCAGGAACAAAATCATAAACTACCGGCAGTTGCATCGCAAAATACTGCGCTTTCCATCGGGCAATTGGTGCCTGACGTATTACTTTCACAGATACTAAATAATGATGGCAAGGTTATCCTTTTGTCGGACTTTCATGGTCAGTTGCTGATCATTGAATTAACAGATTTAGGTATCATTTAATACGTTGTTGTATTCCTAAAAGTTTTAATGTGTTGCTTAATAATTTTGTTGCCGGTAAGTGAAGGAGATATGGATAAATCTATTAAAGTAACGTATTCGCATCAGGCGGATACAGAATATAAAGTGGTTAATGCTTTTGTTGAAGAATTTTTAAATGGATTTAATAAGGTTTCGGGTAAAGAGATTAATTCCGCGAGATTCAGAAATACGTTACCTTTCGTGCGAAAGGCTATCTTGGAGCTGAGG
Coding sequences within:
- a CDS encoding helix-turn-helix domain-containing protein, whose product is MGISAVLHQRREKLELQDSFIPKYLPNITFYLKVNKFVDQYFSQILELGYMTRKQVEFRIKFGLRIKQLREREKLAQNELAAKLGEGKDKQTINRYETQGANPSAYQIVELATALKVDVEEMFDFSTVNPKEVELLVKKDQERRK
- a CDS encoding P-loop NTPase fold protein, whose product is MTTPDLHYHQREAIAKIMEQIEHGNKRVAIAMVPGSGVSAVIIGLVSEYLKLKKDKELSNVLVLTQSTAEQQMMANTLQKTPFPWEIRLTYNSGRQENDEVTILPLKSITNISDPRAAAYLGGNLPELILITGIRPANPSLDKFLMRFEDAVQIAVTSMPESGERFGDPVFTYSLKTALKDGFSLKPYAVKRMELSLNDGSRLLPDFELWGADMAANRDYLSAAVKIFLEENREQKAIIYCPTVSFSKLIAEIINSRAGGRQYALTADSSLFPRQRQEALNIFKSNPERPLVLCLVNPVPDFGSLSLVRTVAIFRKIKSVGLLQDMLVPGLRPYQGKEQLQVLDFAGLEDLFRVLDENDVPATPEPEKIIPSDDYFRKADIRFRDKKNIEGVMGVGELAEELAEIIKIMPPEQGSMIGIFGKWGRGKTFLLEQTWEKLKADETFIKVDFHAWKYQDTPATWAYLYECISGVYFNPEENCKLLNWIIRARRIFFLNIKRKGIWPIFKFLAILSAGLFAAVLSKELSGLGRVQLQPYFSAFGLSVSVFTTLYALFTTAKKDYSAKAKDLFLKYSAKHSFKEHLGVQAEIQKETLTLLKCWIPKKLSGKRKIILFVEDIDRCSESKVIQIIDSLRVLLEDTEIAKRVIVVAAVDERMLKLAIRMKYHSLISVDKKEADHAAMLTKMTNEYIDKLFISGLKLGELSMADSDEFLIALTKPDRVDGALPALSELFIREREREYSRLSQRALHANMEWDIIDAETNYEDYDIYEEPDYATEYLENSEDEESISKSITERELSSANPDLNSLTNEEADILRVCITRYKGATPRQIRIFYYRYLIAKNLLIRHYKKLGRTSVWQKKSHSRILATLIVSYTIHEDEDIIVKHLAESVDSVLEQQSVQLMKDTVISRLDYQQLLRVLAIVIAY